The sequence CCAAAGAGTCATGAAGCTGTTAGAAGATTGGAAAATCACTAAGAGTATGCCATCGGGAGGTTTGATGAATCCTCCAAGTCTACCCACAGTTACTATGGCTGGTGATGAAGAAGGTAGTTcaagtgttgaaaaaaaaagaagtggaagGTAAAGGGTGCAGACAGAAGCGCCCGGCGCAGACATTGTTGAGCCCATTTACTGATcctttgaggaagaagaggacgaTGAGTGTGTCGGCTGCGACTGCAACCCCGCCATGTTTTGATCCATCAAAATCCTTGCCCATTGAAGATGTGAAGGCAGTAATAGAGTTTTGCACTGCCTGGAAAAGCGATATAAGGTTACGATTCTTTACCTTTGAATTCCAATCTTCATCCTATTCTACTATGTAGTCATAGACTAATGAGAGAATGTAGAGTTTGCTTTAATAtacatgtgtatttttgtCATCAACAAAGTCAGATTTATGAGATGACTACAAAAGTAACCGTTGCAAGTTCGAGGGGTGGGATACCCTGCAACTCCATAACAGAAAACATGCATATAGtggcaatattttgtcaataAGTGTACAATAGAGTGGTGATAGAGTTACAATATGATCCTAGTACAGGACGTACTGCATCAGaatatgttttaaattatatggtccaaaaaaatactaataaataaacaaaaaagtaattacAACCTGGAAAAAGGATGAATTAAACATTCCTTAAAAGACAGATGGCCTACAGTACAGACCTTCAAAAtgaactctatatatatatatatataatgcatgccTTGTAGCACCATCACATCCCCCCCTAAATTACACAAACATGacaccccaaaacctcatgcTCCTTCCTCTTTCAACCCCTAAATTATCCATTGGATGCCCAATACTAGATCACTGCTTGGGGGGTGGGATACCCTACAACTCCATAACAGAATTAGTAGGGGAGAGTGGTTCAAGAACTCATCCATGTCCTTGGAGACATAGAACCATTTATTGCCATTGATCACACCCGCCTACTTGTGAAACTCATTGTCATTGATTCCATTGCTGCATTGTTCTGATCACAGTATCAGACAACACCGGCAGATTTGAAACGGCGGTCTGAAATGTTCTTCAACATATCTGGGACATTGAAGGGTTTAGCAAATAAGTTTGGGTTGGCGGTGGTTGTCACCAACCAAGTGGTGGATTTTATTGGGCCACATCATGGAGTGAATGGGGTGAGGTTGGGAAACTTGGAGTCCCTGGACAAATCAGGCAGACGGGTGAGTCCAGCTTTGGGACTGGCTTGGGCACATTGCATAAATTCAAGAGTGTTCTTGGCAAGACATGAGCAATCTATTGAGGTTGACATTCGTAATGCTCCTTCAACAAGTATATGTAGTCAAACACATAGGACATTTCACCTTGTATTTGCCCCACATCTGGCCTATGCATCGGCcgaatttgtaataaaaaaagaaggtatagTCGGAGTATCACAGTAACTGTGTAATATAGGAATTCTAAGAACTTTAATGTTTTGGATCCATTTGGAATTACATTCCAGTCCCTTTAATTTCgcactcaaattataattgCAATCTGGAAGCAATACCAGTACAATAAAAGGTCAATATAATAGCAATCTGTCAGCAATACAGCATGCTGTAGCAATGCAACCCAAATCAGCATGCTGTAGCAATGCAACCCAAATaatgcaaatttaaaagaattccCATTCAACATAACACGAAACCCACCACAAATAAAAGGTGAGTTCACCTACCAAAGCAACACAAATCTTATTGTCTAAGATACATTGCGCAATGGAATATTGTTTTTACAGGTGCTTTTATTGTGGCCTGCGGAAACGCACCTTGAGCACTTTCTTCTAATGCTGCCCTCTCCTTGCGAGGGAATTCTTAACTTCTTTCATCTGCCTGGCATGACCCTTGCCATGGGAGGCAGCACAACTCGACTTCGAACATCTTCAGGAGTATCCCACATTCCGTGAGGTTGTACCGGGTAGATGCTATCCGAATAAGCATCCATCCAGGTTTTCCGAGTGTAATACCGAGAAGCCTTTGCATATACACTTACTTTCAAGAAGCGACAAACTGCAACTACATGCTTGCAAGGTAGCTGCTCAAGCTGAAACTTTCTACAACTACAACTGTTGTTCGTCAAATCTACGAGGCCGTCCATATCACCGTCCAAAATATTATACTGTGCATTATTAACTTTAACCACATTCATCCTTGCAGCATCCTCCAACCTGTTCCTCAACTTCTTCTCTCAAAAATTGGGGCACAATGTTGTTGTGCAATTCAAAGCCAACTCACGACGTTCGGTGAACCATTTCACAAGGAGATTAACAATTTCCCCTATCAAATGAACCACTGGCAGCATTCTTGCAAACCTAAGGACTGAGTTGATTGACTCCTCAATATTTGTTGTCATTACATTGTAGCGGCGTCCATCCATGTGAGCTCTAGACCACTTATGTAACCCTGCCTCTTCAAGATATTGAGCAACATGTTCCTTTCGCTTGATCTTGCGAAAATGACAATCAAATTCAGCAATGGAATAAGATTTCGCAGCCTTCTCAAAGTGCATAAGTATGTGATCACgctttttcaacttgaaagtgCGTTTCATGTTCCCCTTCATATGATAAAAGCATATGCCATGTTGTGCAGTTGGAAAAATTTTGTTCCACACATTCTCTATGCTAACATTGCGATCAGAAATAATAACAAGATTGGGACACTCACCAATGGCTTCATGAAGTTTAGTGAAAAACCAATGCCATGATGCATCCGTCTccaaatccccgatcccaaaaGAAAGAGGATATATATTTCGATTACCATCGAATGCATTTGCTACAAACATAACACCCTTGTACTTGGATTTTAAATGAGTGGCATCCACGGCTATAACTGGGCGCATGGAAGAACGGAACCCTCTAATACATGCGCCAAAcgccataaataaatacacaaagtGATTGTTCTCATCAGTTCGGATGTCTGTTTTTGTGCCGGGATTCATACGCTCCAATTCATAGCAATAagctggaaggatataatatgCCTCCTCTGCTGATCCTCTAATGGACAATAGAGCTAACTCCCTTGCTTTCCAAGCTTTTGAATAATGGATGGTGCAACCAAAGTTGTGTTTCACATCTCTCATAATGTCACTTGGTGTGTATATTGTCCGACAATCCTTCAACTTCCTTTTAAGTGAAGTGGCTACAAGTGCTGCGGTTGCTTGACGATGCTTGTCACTTACAAACCTCAAATCACATTCATGGACAGTTGTACACCTCACAATCATGAAGCTGTATTCTCCAATTCTCGATCCTCGGACCCGCCATGGGCATGGACGTTGACaacaaaccacaagcaacctCTTAGTGCAAGAGAATTGCACCTTAAATTCAAAGTGGCCTATTAATGCCGTCAACCGTAACTCCGTCAACAATGCTTTCttactagagaaaatttgCCCAACTGTAATTTTCGGTTTCCAATCGCTTCGTGAAAACCCGCTGTCCAAATatgcttcttcatcttttacaCCGACTGCATTATACcgattttttttcacccatttgACTCCAATAATGTTGACGAGTGGGTTCAGATTCTCCTCCTAAACGCATTTTTGGCAACTGGGCAGCTGTGTTCAAGCACCCCAAATTAGGGGGGGCAGAGTACACTgacacttcatttctttcagtaccattatcaccaccatgcatctcctccacctcgctaaaatcaatcatatcCATAAAATCTGTCCCTACTTCACCTCCCAAATCAGTGACATTTGTATTATTCAAAGTTActtcattgctttcaacaATGGCAACTGAAGAATGACCCATCCGACTACTATCTGTTGTGATATGCATACTATGAACTACATCATTTGTCAGTCCTTTATCTTCTATACTCACGAGTAAGGGAGCTAGTTTTGAAGGTGTTACCTCGGAATtgtacttcataaaaaaaattgacatcatcatcgtcctcAATCTTTATGTGCTTCCACTCATTCGAGGCCACCAAAACTGAGAATTTTAAGCAAATCTTGTCTTCCCTTATGTTTGTATTACCAATCTGATGCACACGGTCCAACAGTTCAGCAAATTTGATGGTCCGTGGAACTATTAAGCCTTTTGAGTCACCCCCTTCGTATTTGCACATCTTCTTTGAGGtgacccattttccattgtagcacacgagaataacaattgtctccatttctgaccatgacaaaacaacatttcattaacacaataatataaccacaataacCATGCACTACAATAGCAATAGAACCACAATATAATGGCAATATAGAAGCAATATAGAGGCACTATAATAgcaatataacagcaatacGACTGTAAAATAAGAGGAACACAACCACAGTACACTAGTAACACATCAGAATCACACTATACAGATCTActacatcaaatggaaaatcccaagtttcaagattcacatatCCAGACCAATCTAAATGGAATTGGTACAAAACCAGATGAATGAGcatgaatattcaacaaaacctaacccaaagacattaaagccaaaacgaatttaacacaaacccaaacaatcaaactataactcatttcacataatcccactgatattaacaaaataaccatCAACACTACCTTTTCGGGGTCGGCAATCCACTAGagcttcaaggttgcaagcagCTATTCAGAAGACATAGCTAAAGGGAAGGGTTCGCAATTCCAAACAGAGAGCAACAGATCGAAtaggggagaaagagataacGAAGCTACAGAGATAAACGGCTGCGctatgagaaagagagcaaagacagagacagagagttgtgctagagagagagagagccaagatagagagagccaagagagaCCCAGAGAGCTGTGATAGACAGataccaaagagaaagagagttgtgccagagagagagagctgtgtGAGCTAAGAGAACAAATTTCTGAACTtgtgaaaaatcagcaataagtgtacaataattttatatttataggttatagttgtacaaaaattgggaaggggtggtatttttagttaaaattatgaaatgggTGTCATTTTAAGCTATTTCCCAATAATATTTGACATCACACTTGatgagatgttatttttgacatatttCTTCTAGCCTTCAAATCCATATAAGATTTGACTATTCGGTTAAAGTtactaaataattttttccttcaactTTTACCATTTCATATCTTGGTGGCAATTTAACATCTCCAAATTCCTTTTGGATATGCTCTAGGCGGGTGTATGacattctttttctattttgtccCTTGTTATGAGTTCACTTTTGTAGTCTGTCACGACAATATCTATCAAGTAATGGCTTGTTGGAAAAAAGATATACAGCCATGATTACCATCCCACTGAATACCATCAGAACatggaattgcaaaaacaagtctaGAGGTATATGATTGCTATTAAGGCTCTAACCACTGAGATTATAAAGTTCGTGTTGGAAAACTTGGCTTAGATGACTAGTACTATAAACTAGTCATGTAAACAAACTATGTTGATACagattctgtttttttctGGATGAGgccaaataaaaatgaattcGCGCCATTGGTGTTATGAGCAACCTCAATTATgtattgattgtttatttccttcctcttctcttctctagAAGAATGCTGGCTGTATAATTAGGGATAACATGTGGTTTTTTTGTGTGGGGCGTGGTCATTCCTCTTAGTGTAAAAGAGAAAGTTCATTAAAGAAGAGTTTGTGCTCTTGAGTCATCCTCTAAAGATTTAGAGAGAGATTAGTACTTGTAATCTCATTTTCATTAATCGAAGTATTTTCGGAATTTGTCCCATGGTTTTTCGCTTCATATTGGAGGGATTTTCGCATTAAATTTAGTGTCTATTTCCTTTCtatgtataaattttttaatacaagtgatgGTTTAAATTAGAAAGGAGAgggggtttctcacacacactatcaagGTCCTATGGgagttcgaacttgagaccactAGTTTGCAAGTTAAGGCCATTTTTCACTAGGCTAGACCCCGTTGGCTCCCCTCTATATTTCTCATACTACTTGTGTTCAATTCGTATTTGAATTCCTAcgatttataatttttttaatacaagcgatagtctaaccTATAAGGAGAGGGGCACACACTACAAGGTCCTTTTTCACTGGTCTCTAAACCTCGTTGACCTATGATTTACACTTAAGCATATGCTTTTGGCTCAACATTAGTAATAGTGTAATT comes from Prunus dulcis chromosome 6, ALMONDv2, whole genome shotgun sequence and encodes:
- the LOC117630380 gene encoding uncharacterized protein LOC117630380 codes for the protein MCKYEGGDSKGLIVPRTIKFAELLDRVHQIGNTNIREDKICLKFSVLVASNEWKHIKIEDDDDVNFFYEVQFRDSSRMGHSSVAIVESNEVTLNNTNVTDLGGEVGTDFMDMIDFSEEENLNPLVNIIGVKWVKKNRYNAVGVKDEEAYLDSGFSRSDWKPKITVGQIFSSKKALLTELRLTALIGHFEFKVQFSCTKRLLVVCCQRPCPWRVRGSRIGEYSFMIVRCTTVHECDLRFVSDKHRQATAALVATSLKRKLKDCRTIYTPSDIMRDVKHNFGCTIHYSKAWKARELALLSIRGSAEEAYYILPAYCYELERMNPGTKTDIRTDENNHFVYLFMAFGACIRGFRSSMRPVIAVDATHLKSKYKGVMFVANAFDGNRNIYPLSFGIGDLETDASWHWFFTKLHEAIGECPNLVIISDRNVSIENVWNKIFPTAQHGICFYHMKGNMKRTFKLKKRDHILMHFEKAAKSYSIAEFDCHFRKIKRKEHVAQYLEEAGLHKWSRAHMDGRRYNVMTTNIEESINSVLRFARMLPVVHLIGEIVNLLVKWLEDAARMNVVKVNNAQYNILDGDMDGLVDLTNNSCSCRKFQLEQLPCKHVVAVCRFLKVSVYAKASRYYTRKTWMDAYSDSIYPVQPHGMWDTPEDVRSRVVLPPMARVMPGR